A stretch of Toxoplasma gondii ME49 chromosome V, whole genome shotgun sequence DNA encodes these proteins:
- a CDS encoding hypothetical protein (encoded by transcript TGME49_286140), with the protein MKRSTSGEDPLAFLAGRKKRNQNQSSSLFFQDSRRGSVSSQRATGGAFQPTPRSSHDRGFSRHTAGSRSDTPRASSSQPDSSQSSQSSSSQSQSSHRRGSVSRSAGRPGAGASFGLQRRRRRPSEDGDSAPSSQSSSGASHLPSSLSGLGGSAFSQSSGVHSDAATPQRGREETDRSSRARHEFRSVASSGSVRGDRDGTVSSHDKARGGRDTPPATPVDVVLEEARAPERSIDDCFPVLVELPARGAAHLCNLGFHLLADDQLQRHLDSVLEWELEQSQRVPTGVTNGIHQASFDRLRGVLRLLCSYEGSSYKSPLPLSQEEDRDNREGCGFLVLPRKNGGERAVFVGHQELRGATLVRKETAAGLIEKIIQGGRFGDRSQESSLDLEVWPLRRSTEFLARRRSAFGSALDSLLMFRASSLCVIPCQLIMPLPSLDLQAVEGFELEEVAPGQLLLLPAWCAQVLYRRRLADVYLPRFLTAEQLKQTLSREEKMKEELSDLPESFFDIANLILFNPLLQPRGAEFDGEKERGLVLQIWDRRQTKISQIISRHRASDDRIAVTNIQPSETFLLSHVRFEAEDEVLGA; encoded by the exons ATGAAACGCAGCACGAGTGGGGAGGatcctctcgcctttttgGCGGGGCGGAAAAAGCGGAACCAGAAccagtcttcttccctcttctttcagGACAGCCGACGCGGGAGTGTCTCTTCGCAGCGAGCTACAGGCGGAGCGTTCCAGCCGACCCCCCGAAGCTCGCATGACCGCGGCTTTTCTCGTCATACCGCTGGCTCTAGAAGCGACACACCgcgcgcctcttcctcgcagcCAGAttcttctcagtcttctcagtcttcttcgtcgcaaTCACAGTCTAGTCACCGGCGGGGCAGCGTGAGCCGGTCCGCCGGCCGCCCCGGCGCCGGCGCGTCCTTTGGACTCCAGCGGCGGCGCCGACGTCCGagcgaggacggagacagtgcGCCGAGCAGCCAAAGCTCCAGCGGGGCCTCGCACTTgccctcttccctctcgggGCTGGGAggctctgccttctctcagtCTTCGGGTGTGCACTCCGACGCTGCGACTCCGCAGCGCggacgcgaggagacagacaggagcAGTCGGGCGCGGCACGAGTTTAGGTCCGTTGCGAGCAGTGGGAGCgtgagaggagacagggacggaactgtctcctcccaCGACAAAGCCAGGGGTGGAAGAGACACTCCCCCCGCAACGCCTGTAGACGTCGTTCtcgaggaggcgcgcgcaCCGGAACGATCGATAGACGACTGCTTTCCTGTCCTCGTCGAGCTGCCTGCA AGAGGGGCTGCTCATCTTTGCAATCTCGGCTTCCACTTGCTCGCTGATGACCAGCTTCAACGCCATCTCGACTCAGTCCTGGAA TGGGAGCTGGAGCAGTCGCAGCGAGTGCCGACCGGCGTGACGAATGGAATCCACCAGGCTTCCTTCGATCGTCTTCGAGGTGTGCTGCGCCTCCTCTGTTCCTACGAGGGCAGCTCGTACAAGTCTccgcttcccctctctcaGGAGGAGGACCGCGACAACAGAGAGGGCTGCGGCTTCCTCGTGCTCCCGCGGAAAAACGGAGGCGAACGCGCGGTCTTCGTCGGCCACCAGGAACTGCGTGGCGCCACTCTCGTTCGAAAGGAGACGGCCGCTGGCCTCATCGAGAAAATTATTCAAGGTGGACGTTTCGGCGACCGCTCCCAAGAGTCTTCCCTTGACCTCGAAGTCTGGCCGCTGAGAAG GTCCACGGAGTTCTTGGCGAGACGACGGAGCGCGTTCGGCAGCGCCTTGGATTCTCTGCTCATGTTTAGggcgtcttcgctctgcgtCATTCCTTGTCAGTTGATTATGCCGCTTCCTTCCCTCGACTTGCAAGCAGTAGAGGGCTTTGAGTTGGAGGAAGTGGCGCCCGGCcaacttcttctcctccctgctTGGTGCGCGCAAGTGCTCTACCGCCGCAGACTCGCCGATGTGTATCTTCCGAGATTCTTGACTGCTG AGCAACTGAAACAAACGCTTTCCCGGGAGGAAAAAATGAAGGAAGAGCTGTCTGACCTGCCCGAGAGTTTCTTCGACATCGCCAACTTGATTCTTTTCAACCCTCT GCTTCAACCCCGGGGCGCAGAGTTCGACggcgaaaaggagagaggcttGGTGTTGCAAATTTGGGATCGCCGCCAAACCAAAATTTCTCAAA TCATCTCCCGACACCGAGCGAGCGACGACAGAATCGCCGTCACCAACATACAACCCTCAGAAACGTTCCTTCT GTCCCACGTCCGCTTCGAAGCCGAAGACGAAGTCTTAGGTGCCTAA
- a CDS encoding hypothetical protein (encoded by transcript TGME49_286130): MSMTGKSRRGRSVIDFRTTAGNTTAGKLPCGGTCAMNSMLQGVLVSTSVMAASGDESCPEFEWLGQQNDNDCGLTCVRMVLRILRRVRTSSSTARSVCGICEYDASPDLNFTQDASLLMRTNPLGTKRVFDVREKRGAMPRQDMCAVGGEDSIDLDCDETLVCSLRKHAQKSTAYSRSSTQQVKSASTCQRDPPSEKRQVGCVTRTLGSLANEDIRELAGVPFDAILAQRREETCRLWQRLSVGAWTVDLFLLLLHLGLGASCLFATVCEGFNAMHVHRPFYKDAEAEEQQRVDRQFSLVRQAGGVVLNRSFSALELREFLKTEGVIICLVHRKIVDAYLSVMKSRLVRSKQEASTLRAYARQAATSATNQEYEGHFVVLVGVRKAVEPCTSTPDELCSSPFPPNHSATGPSTRNSTAHSANLSVSNGENGVLAGARNCDLSTGSACNAQGTQTHQRYWLRHRSKETGKVKVTGSVQGKAGEIDAAEWDYFFLDPAEPGMQIVDEDVLTLARKAAGTDEDLIFIYTKGFIDINRFQTTFSTA; encoded by the exons ATGTCTATGACGGGGAAGAGTCGGCGAGGCCGAAGCGTTATTGACTTTCGCACAACAGCCGGAAATACCACGGCAGGAAAGCTGCCTTGCGGAGGTACCTGTGCCATGAATTCAATGCTCCAAGGCGTGCTCGTTTCCACGTCGGTAATGGCGGCATCTGGCGACGAAAGTTGCCCGGAGTTCGAATGGCTCGGGCAACAAAATGACAACGACTGCGGGCTGACATGCGTTAGAATGGTTCTTCG CATCCTGCGCCGCGTCCGGACGTCATCGTCGACTGCTCGATCAGTGTGCGGAATTTGTGAATACGACGCGTCTCCTGACCTAAACTTTACCCAGGATGCCTCTTTGCTGATGCGGACGAACCCACTCGGGACGAAGCGAGTTTTTGATGTACGTGAAAAACGCGGTGCTATGCCCAGGCAGGACATGTGTGCCGTCGGTGGGGAAGACTCCATCGACTTAGACTGTGACGAGACGTTAGTGTGCAGTTTGCGGAAGCATGCGCAGAAGTCGACAGCTTACTCGCGGTCGTCGACGCAACAAGTGAAGTCTGCTTCTACTTGCCAGCGGGATCCGCCATCCGAGAAAAGGCAGGTGGGATGTGTGACGCGGACTCTAGGTTCGCTAGCAAACGAAGACATCAGGGAACTTGCTGGCGTCCCTTTCGACGCGATACTCGCacagcggcgagaagaaacatgtCGACTCTGGCAGCGACTCAGTGTGGGCGCATGGACCGTCGACCTTTTCCTGCTCCTCCTTCACCTCGGCCTAGGCGCCTCTTGCCTCTTCGCTACTGTGTGCGAAGGCTTCAACGCCATGCATGTTCATCGG CCTTTCTACAAAGAtgcagaagccgaagagCAACAGCGCGTTGATCGCCAGTTCAGCCTCGTTCGACAAGCAGGGGGCGTCGTGTTGAACAG GAGTTTTTCGGCGCTGGAGCTGCGTGAGTTTCTGAAAACAGAGGGAGTGATCATCTGCTTGGTACATAGAAAGATCGTGGACGCCTATTTGTCCGTGATGAAGTCCCGCTTAGTCAGGTCAAAACAGGAAGCGAGTACGCTGCGGGCTTATGCGAGGCAAGCTGCAACATCGGCAACCAACCAGGAGTACGAAG GACACTTTGTCGTCTTGGTCGGCGTTAGGAAGGCAGTGGAGCCGTGCACCTCGACTCCGGATGAGCTATGCAGCTCTCCTTTTCCGCCGAATCACAGTGCAACGGGACCTTCCACTAGGAACTCCACAGCTCACTCAGCAAACCTAAGCGTTTCAAATGGGGAAAATGGAGTGCTGGCAGGTGCTCGGAACTGTGATCTGAGCACAGGATCAGCGTGCAATGCGCAGGGTACCCAAACACACCAGCGTTACTGGCTACGGCACAGAagcaaggagacaggaaaagtGAAAGTTACCGGTTCAGTGCAAGGAAAGGCAGGCGAAATCGATGCAGCAGAGTGGGATTATTTCTTTCTTGACCCTGCAGAGCCAGGGATGCAAATTGTTGACGAGGATGTCCTGACTTTGGCCAGAAAAGCTGCAG GGACAGACGAAGATCTTATCTTCATCTACACAAAAGGCTTCATCGACATCAATCGCTTCCAGACAACTTTTTCCACGGCTTGA
- a CDS encoding PAN/Apple domain-containing protein (encoded by transcript TGME49_286150) — translation MKTRSFNQAELKRERVDVRKCEKNDTVSCAGVSFCSEGLELRRQDMDMTPFVEDNAEAHVCYEPDVEYVDHTNLAIEGGHVHSPSSCQDLCQRYQDCYFWTWNSVKKDCYLKNSTALFSRQKNYDTRNKISGPKWCMMPHPLRCYEVDVSYEGYDIIKNPLTNIRSVLDCHRACVELEDCRYWTWTADSMECQLKSANALRAWRRSFDTIGKISGMKNCGVCTELGTDYYGHDVRRVETKSIVSSEQCRDLCIKDANCFFWTWASDWKNCYLKGPDALEAWRRDNSTRSLVSGSKFCPMDRDLRLASLSQSPFMYPAFYIHNPPPCYEIGVDYAGHDLETVDDEKVLSVQDCQQQCQTREGCVYFTFDTVSKVCYLKGGGALHDWTKNETTEKLISGPKDCSCSGLH, via the exons ATGAAGACGCGCTCTTTCAACCAGGCTGAACTGAAACGTGAAAGAGTTGACGTGAGAaaatgcgaaaaaaacgacacaGTATCCTGCGCTGGTGTGTCGTTTTGCAGCGAGGGCCTAGAACTCCGACGGCAGGATATGGACATGACGCCATTTGTTGAAGACAACGCCGAGGCTC ATGTCTGTTATGAGCCAGACGTGGAGTATGTGGACCACACCAACTTGGCAATCGAAGGAGGTCACGTTCACTCTCCGTCATCATGCCAAGATTTATGCCAGCGCTACCAAGACTGCTACTTTTGGACGTGGAACTCAGTTAAGAAGGACTGCTACTTAAAGAACTCCACAGCGCTTTTCAGCCGGCAGAAGAATTACGACACACGAAATAAAATTAGCGGACCAAAATGGTGTATGATGCCGCATCCTCTGCGGTGCTACGAAGTCGACGTCTCTTATGAAGGATACGACATCATCAAAAATCCCCTAACGAACATCCGGAGTGTTCTTGACTGCCACCGAGCCTGCGTTGAATTGGAAGACTGCCGCTACTGGACATGGACTGCGGATTCGATGGAGTGTCAACTGAAGAGTGCGAACGCTCTCCGGGCCTGGCGCCGATCGTTCGACACCATCGGGAAAATCTCAGGAATGAAGAACTGCG GCGTCTGCACGGAACTCGGTACGGACTACTACGGGCATGACGTACGACgcgtggagacgaagagcatTGTCAGTTCAGAGCAGTGCCGGGACTTGTGTATCAAGGACGCCAATTGCTTCTTTTGGACATGGGCGTCGGACTGGAAAAACTGCTACCTGAAAGGGCCCGACGCGTTGGAAGCGTGGCGCCGGGATAATTCGACGCGATCTCTTGTCTCCGGGTCGAAGTTCTGCCCCATGGACCGTGACCTTCGTCTTGCTTCTCTATCGCAAAGCCCGTTCATGTATCCTGCCTTCTATATTCATAACCCCCCTCCATGCTATGAGATCGGAGTCGATTACGCTGGACACGACCTCGAGACAGTCGATGATGAGAAAGTGCTCTCTGTCCAGGACTGCCAGCAGCAATGCCAAACACGGGAGGGCTGCGTCTACTTTACTTTCGACACAGTTAGCAAAGTTTGCTACCTGAAGGGTGGGGGGGCGCTCCACGACtggacgaagaacgagactACGGAGAAGTTGATCTCGGGGCCGAAGGACTGCTCCTGCTCCGGGCTTCATTAG